The Nocardioides pantholopis genome window below encodes:
- a CDS encoding DUF1059 domain-containing protein has product MKTMTCRALGGPCDLEHRGETADDVINAQDRHLKEAERAGDATHQEARDAMKGRWRHPKKSLGWYRDMKHAFAALPEE; this is encoded by the coding sequence ATGAAGACCATGACCTGTCGGGCCCTGGGCGGCCCCTGCGACCTCGAGCACCGCGGCGAGACCGCCGACGACGTCATCAACGCCCAGGACCGCCACCTCAAGGAGGCGGAGCGGGCCGGTGACGCGACCCACCAGGAGGCCCGCGACGCCATGAAGGGCCGCTGGCGCCACCCCAAGAAGTCGCTGGGGTGGTACCGCGACATGAAGCATGCCTTCGCCGCCCTGCCCGAGGAATGA
- a CDS encoding GNAT family N-acetyltransferase — translation MTGALAPVLRGERVTLRPWEDGDLNVVLSLASDPLIPLVSEVPNQLGPASARAFIASQRGRCEAGTGWAWAITVGGGPALGYVGALWTAQSAGRASIGYWAHRDSRRSGVTSEAVTAAATWLLSAGNVARLEAYIEPGNVGSIRVAERAGFEREGLMRSFAPVNGVRRDACLYARLPGAQGQRPALRGREQPGRVAEVERHRPGAGE, via the coding sequence ATGACAGGCGCGCTGGCGCCGGTCCTTCGCGGTGAACGCGTGACGCTGCGCCCTTGGGAGGACGGCGATCTGAACGTCGTGCTGTCGCTCGCCTCGGACCCCCTGATCCCACTGGTCAGTGAGGTTCCGAACCAGCTCGGCCCGGCCAGCGCGCGTGCCTTCATCGCCAGCCAGCGCGGCCGCTGCGAAGCAGGAACCGGGTGGGCTTGGGCGATCACGGTCGGGGGCGGACCTGCTCTCGGGTATGTCGGAGCACTGTGGACCGCTCAGTCGGCCGGGCGCGCCTCCATCGGCTACTGGGCTCATCGCGACAGTCGCCGAAGCGGCGTCACCTCCGAGGCGGTGACCGCTGCAGCCACCTGGCTGCTCAGCGCGGGCAACGTGGCCCGGCTCGAGGCATACATCGAGCCAGGGAACGTCGGCTCGATCCGCGTTGCCGAGCGAGCCGGGTTCGAACGGGAGGGGCTGATGCGGTCCTTCGCGCCAGTGAACGGCGTACGGCGGGATGCGTGTCTGTATGCGCGTCTCCCGGGCGCGCAGGGCCAGCGCCCTGCGCTGCGCGGGCGTGAACAGCCGGGTCGTGTGGCCGAGGTCGAGCGGCACCGACCGGGCGCCGGCGAGTAG
- a CDS encoding MFS transporter gives MTDTYDVAPPEPPPSASTVEMTVFPKRPAQAVDLSKPAPLGWWPAIVVALVAFIDRVEINLISGALPAIQDHFGFSDTVGGAIPTAASIAAALLLLPAGRLADRAPRVVTIAVVVLVWSICSVLSGIATTFVMFFAVRVLIGAAGQLYNPPASSLLADYYPARSRGKAYGFERAGYYMGLPTGVILGGAIAEALDWRAVFFIAAIPGLLVAVLVLTVKEPMRGLGDQMDRLRTGSVDPEGGHVALTDTASLLASARELLKVKTLKGIILGQALLSLGVAGLFYWLPTFLERTEDLGYDAASGLAGGVGGTGIVIGIILGSRMGDRHHGVRPGWRIKVATWFLLVGAVGLTGAVLVPGLPVRVTLIAVACAGFAAAIPNLTAASADVVPAHRRGMGFALLTFLVTLGGALGPFLIGLTSDIVGATSYDGEPLALAMLVLVPAMFAAVLALLWIRDTFEDDAARAQVGPAGAGEVE, from the coding sequence ATGACCGACACCTACGACGTCGCCCCTCCGGAGCCGCCCCCGTCGGCGTCGACGGTGGAGATGACAGTCTTTCCGAAGCGCCCGGCGCAGGCGGTCGATCTCTCCAAGCCCGCGCCGCTGGGCTGGTGGCCGGCGATCGTGGTGGCCCTGGTGGCCTTCATCGACCGGGTCGAGATCAACCTGATCTCCGGCGCGCTGCCGGCCATCCAGGACCACTTCGGCTTCAGCGACACGGTGGGCGGCGCGATCCCGACCGCTGCCAGCATCGCCGCCGCGCTGCTGCTCCTGCCGGCCGGCCGGCTGGCCGACCGGGCACCCCGCGTCGTGACGATCGCTGTCGTCGTCCTGGTGTGGTCGATCTGCTCGGTGCTCAGCGGCATCGCCACCACCTTCGTGATGTTCTTCGCCGTCCGCGTCCTCATCGGCGCCGCCGGCCAGCTCTACAACCCGCCGGCCTCCAGCCTGCTCGCCGACTACTACCCCGCCCGCAGCCGCGGCAAGGCGTACGGCTTCGAGCGGGCCGGCTACTACATGGGCCTGCCGACCGGCGTCATCCTCGGCGGCGCCATCGCCGAGGCGCTGGACTGGCGCGCGGTCTTCTTCATCGCCGCGATCCCCGGCCTGCTCGTCGCCGTCCTGGTGCTGACTGTCAAGGAGCCGATGCGCGGCCTCGGGGACCAGATGGACCGCCTGCGCACCGGGTCGGTCGACCCCGAGGGCGGGCACGTCGCCCTGACCGACACCGCCTCGCTGCTCGCCTCCGCGCGCGAGCTGCTCAAGGTCAAGACCCTCAAGGGCATCATCCTCGGCCAGGCGCTGCTCTCCCTCGGGGTGGCCGGGCTGTTCTACTGGCTGCCCACGTTCCTGGAGCGCACCGAGGACCTCGGCTACGACGCCGCGTCCGGCCTCGCCGGCGGCGTCGGCGGCACCGGCATCGTGATCGGCATCATCCTCGGCAGCCGGATGGGCGACCGCCACCACGGCGTCCGCCCCGGCTGGCGGATCAAGGTCGCCACCTGGTTCCTGCTCGTCGGCGCCGTCGGCCTCACCGGTGCCGTCCTCGTGCCCGGACTGCCGGTCCGGGTGACGCTGATCGCTGTCGCGTGCGCCGGCTTCGCGGCCGCCATCCCGAACCTCACCGCCGCCTCGGCCGACGTCGTCCCGGCGCACCGGCGCGGCATGGGCTTCGCGCTGCTGACGTTCCTGGTCACGCTCGGCGGCGCCCTCGGCCCGTTCCTGATCGGGCTGACCTCGGACATCGTCGGCGCCACCAGCTACGACGGCGAGCCGCTCGCCCTGGCCATGCTGGTGCTGGTCCCGGCCATGTTCGCAGCGGTGCTGGCGCTGCTGTGGATCCGCGACACCTTCGAGGACGACGCCGCCCGGGCGCAGGTCGGTCCGGCGGGCGCCGGCGAGGTCGAGTAG
- a CDS encoding carbon-nitrogen hydrolase family protein, producing the protein MPQVRVAALQFAVTEDVAENLATCLRMVDQAAAGGAEVVVLPEFCNHVSWYAGREHAREKAVTLDGEFVAALAERAARHRIHLMANCTLLREDGRVSGSNILLGPDGTVLAVSDKQVLMGSERDHIDSAVERSTVVDTPVGRVGLYSCMDGVINETPRMLAVEGAQLLLNSVNSFALDEATLHVPVRAVENKVWVVAGNKVGPLVPGHSIAAVAERVGVPVERLHGAGEAQVVAPDGTVVAKGPLTGEAVVLADIDLAAADDKRRPDGTDVMAARRPEIYGPIAAAPRGRVAPAGAARAQAVVVAPAEGEDVAALLAAAVAERPDLVVLPELAAHDGGTADAAPAPELSIEALTALLAGSPTLVVTSVVDGGRHLGVVVGADGVMLEQPQLHRSARHAAWHTDLGDAVAVLDAPFGRLAVLVGDDALYPEAFRLAALQDADVVAVPFTVAAPHDLDLLLLERAAENRVNLVAGARRTASGLTGGAVPLSPDFTLWGDGWEGEFAGVISRPELVVATESLTRVVLRPECATNRFVSKGTDLVDGRPWALAAPLVTPAVAPV; encoded by the coding sequence GTGCCGCAGGTCCGGGTCGCCGCGCTCCAGTTCGCCGTCACCGAGGACGTCGCCGAGAACCTCGCGACCTGCCTGCGCATGGTCGACCAGGCCGCCGCGGGGGGCGCCGAGGTCGTGGTGCTTCCGGAGTTCTGCAACCACGTCTCCTGGTACGCCGGACGCGAGCACGCCCGCGAGAAGGCCGTGACGCTGGACGGCGAGTTCGTGGCAGCACTCGCCGAGCGCGCTGCTCGGCACCGGATCCACCTGATGGCCAACTGCACGCTGCTGCGCGAGGACGGCCGGGTGAGCGGCAGCAACATCCTGCTCGGCCCGGACGGCACGGTGCTGGCCGTCAGTGACAAGCAGGTGCTGATGGGCAGCGAGCGCGACCACATCGACTCCGCCGTCGAGCGCTCCACCGTCGTGGACACCCCGGTCGGCCGGGTGGGCCTCTACTCCTGCATGGACGGGGTCATCAACGAGACGCCGCGGATGCTGGCCGTCGAGGGCGCCCAGCTGCTGCTCAACAGCGTGAACTCCTTCGCCCTGGACGAGGCGACCCTGCACGTCCCGGTGCGCGCGGTCGAGAACAAGGTGTGGGTGGTGGCCGGCAACAAGGTGGGTCCGCTGGTGCCCGGCCACAGCATCGCCGCGGTCGCGGAGCGGGTCGGGGTCCCGGTGGAGCGCCTGCACGGCGCGGGCGAGGCCCAGGTCGTCGCGCCGGACGGCACAGTCGTCGCGAAGGGCCCGCTGACCGGCGAGGCAGTGGTCCTCGCCGACATCGACCTGGCGGCCGCCGACGACAAGCGTCGCCCCGACGGCACCGACGTGATGGCGGCCCGCCGTCCCGAGATCTACGGCCCGATCGCCGCGGCGCCGCGGGGCCGGGTGGCACCCGCCGGCGCGGCCCGCGCGCAGGCGGTGGTCGTCGCGCCCGCCGAGGGTGAGGACGTCGCCGCCCTTCTGGCCGCAGCGGTGGCTGAGCGGCCCGACCTGGTCGTGCTCCCCGAGCTCGCTGCCCACGACGGCGGGACCGCCGACGCGGCCCCGGCACCCGAGCTCTCGATCGAGGCGCTCACCGCGCTGCTCGCCGGCTCCCCGACGCTCGTCGTGACGAGCGTCGTCGACGGCGGGCGCCACCTCGGCGTGGTCGTCGGCGCCGACGGCGTGATGCTCGAGCAGCCGCAGCTGCACCGCAGCGCCCGGCACGCCGCCTGGCACACCGACCTCGGCGACGCGGTAGCGGTGCTCGACGCGCCGTTCGGCCGGCTGGCCGTGCTGGTCGGCGACGACGCGCTCTACCCCGAGGCCTTCCGGCTCGCGGCGCTGCAGGACGCGGACGTCGTGGCGGTCCCGTTCACGGTCGCCGCCCCCCACGACCTCGACCTGCTGCTGCTGGAGCGGGCTGCCGAGAACCGGGTCAACCTGGTCGCCGGCGCCCGGCGCACCGCGTCCGGGCTCACCGGGGGAGCGGTGCCGCTCTCCCCGGACTTCACGCTGTGGGGCGACGGCTGGGAGGGCGAGTTCGCCGGCGTCATCAGCCGCCCCGAGCTTGTCGTCGCCACCGAGTCGCTGACCCGGGTGGTGCTGCGTCCGGAGTGCGCGACCAACCGCTTCGTCAGCAAGGGCACCGACCTGGTCGACGGGCGCCCGTGGGCGCTCGCGGCGCCGCTGGTCACGCCCGCGGTCGCGCCGGTCTGA
- a CDS encoding GntR family transcriptional regulator, with product MSRAGASTSVRPIAHQSLVDRVTDELHRAILNGDIAPGSAVSIVDLCEQFAVSHIPVREALRRLESEGVISLRPGRSALVASLSAEDLTNIYELRKLIEGEMTLRATATMTEERLADAERALAEYVDIVREPAALAAKHHAFHAAMLADVLGTADRRVLELLWKSSDRYLHLLMDNIDREPETQQIRIEEHRKLLDLAAARDAEGLKAAWIAHLDSSQQAMLTALANREGSGAA from the coding sequence ATGAGCAGAGCGGGCGCCTCGACATCGGTCCGTCCGATCGCCCACCAGTCGCTCGTCGACCGGGTCACCGACGAGCTCCACCGGGCGATCCTCAACGGCGACATCGCGCCCGGGTCCGCGGTCTCGATCGTGGACCTGTGCGAGCAGTTCGCGGTGAGCCACATCCCCGTCCGCGAGGCCCTGCGCCGCCTGGAGAGCGAGGGCGTCATCAGCCTGCGCCCCGGCCGCTCCGCGCTGGTCGCCTCGCTCAGCGCCGAGGACCTCACGAACATCTACGAGCTGCGCAAGCTCATCGAGGGCGAGATGACGCTGCGCGCCACGGCCACGATGACCGAGGAGCGCCTCGCCGACGCCGAGCGCGCGCTGGCCGAGTACGTCGACATCGTCCGGGAGCCCGCCGCCCTGGCCGCGAAGCACCACGCGTTCCACGCGGCGATGCTGGCCGACGTGCTCGGCACCGCCGACCGGCGCGTGCTCGAGCTGCTGTGGAAGTCCTCCGACCGGTACCTCCACCTGCTGATGGACAACATCGACCGGGAGCCGGAGACCCAGCAGATCCGCATCGAGGAGCACCGCAAGCTCCTCGACCTGGCCGCCGCGCGCGACGCCGAGGGCCTCAAGGCCGCCTGGATCGCCCACCTGGACAGCAGCCAGCAGGCGATGCTGACCGCGCTCGCCAACCGCGAGGGCTCCGGCGCCGCCTAA
- a CDS encoding flavin reductase — translation MAQWPSGVTVVTTLAADGSAHGMTASSFSSVSLEPPLVSICLDRRLYTHQLVSDSLVFGINVLAKDQIEVGRRFAGMVKDCPDRFAGETWSTAETGVKLLDSALGWLDCRVVHAYDGGDHTIFVGEVVAARAARRSAPLLFHSRGWGQFADVLPEVATLADTGLVSVLRDQCGDRSGLAATVGAVGRAGVRARVLDLVAATDVDRELATVPEGVELAATSGLVADRVQAHRVLELGVGVVEIVADPADEHSVNQALATVDGIEDRCAVHLVNPFGPGRTDAVLALVAELRARGVLEICLPDEGGRATPLQVRAVLQETVALARPVALRVRLHDRDRLGLVKALTALKSGVTHFDSTLAGLDQAVATEDLIRLLETLDVTTPADTHALTVLAQQLRGETAPGRVGPASVPDRDGSAPDHTTTEPESGTPENVGAAG, via the coding sequence ATGGCCCAATGGCCGAGCGGTGTCACGGTGGTGACGACGTTGGCTGCCGACGGTTCCGCCCACGGAATGACCGCGAGCTCGTTCTCCAGCGTGAGCCTCGAGCCGCCGTTGGTCTCGATCTGCCTGGACCGCAGGCTCTACACCCACCAGCTGGTCTCCGACAGCCTGGTCTTCGGCATCAACGTGCTGGCCAAGGACCAGATCGAGGTCGGCCGCCGGTTCGCCGGGATGGTCAAGGACTGCCCGGACCGCTTCGCGGGGGAGACCTGGTCGACCGCCGAGACCGGGGTGAAGCTGCTGGACTCCGCCCTGGGCTGGCTCGACTGCCGCGTCGTCCACGCGTACGACGGCGGCGACCACACGATCTTCGTCGGTGAGGTCGTCGCGGCCCGCGCCGCCCGCCGGTCCGCGCCGCTGCTGTTCCACTCCCGCGGCTGGGGCCAGTTCGCCGACGTGCTCCCCGAGGTGGCGACGCTCGCCGACACCGGGCTGGTCAGCGTGCTGCGCGACCAGTGCGGCGACCGGTCCGGCCTGGCCGCGACCGTCGGTGCCGTCGGGCGCGCCGGGGTCCGGGCCCGGGTGCTCGACCTCGTTGCCGCGACCGACGTCGACCGCGAGCTCGCCACAGTCCCCGAGGGCGTGGAGCTCGCCGCGACCAGCGGCCTGGTCGCCGACCGCGTCCAGGCCCACCGGGTCCTCGAGCTCGGCGTCGGCGTGGTTGAGATCGTCGCCGACCCGGCCGACGAGCACAGCGTCAACCAGGCACTCGCCACGGTGGACGGCATCGAGGACCGCTGCGCCGTGCACCTGGTCAACCCGTTCGGCCCCGGCCGCACCGACGCGGTGCTCGCGCTGGTCGCCGAGCTGCGCGCCCGCGGCGTGCTGGAGATCTGCCTGCCCGACGAGGGCGGCCGGGCCACCCCGCTCCAGGTGCGCGCGGTGCTCCAGGAGACCGTCGCCCTGGCCCGTCCGGTCGCGCTGCGCGTGCGCCTGCACGACCGTGACCGGCTCGGCCTGGTCAAGGCGCTGACCGCGCTCAAGAGCGGCGTGACCCACTTCGACAGCACCCTGGCCGGCCTCGACCAGGCGGTCGCGACCGAGGACCTGATCCGGCTCCTGGAGACCCTCGACGTCACCACCCCGGCCGACACCCACGCCCTCACGGTCCTGGCCCAGCAGCTGCGCGGCGAGACCGCACCCGGACGGGTCGGGCCGGCGTCGGTGCCGGACCGCGACGGCTCTGCTCCGGACCACACCACCACCGAGCCCGAATCGGGCACCCCCGAGAACGTAGGAGCCGCAGGATGA
- a CDS encoding acyl-CoA dehydrogenase family protein, which yields MTAQLTAEKLLPDMSEAERRRAERVEAVLPAIAAAAAEADELGEFPPGHVEILAESGLLGLVVPEEYGGLGGGLRDLAATTYALGTVCGSTALAFFFHCSASSRGMLPLAALEAGLYTEEEAPQIRAFAEKVLFFMGRDRKLLANFASEAVKASNANVLIRTSATRTEGGWLLDGEKSFGCLSGTADYYLVTAKRDDVEGVDGLSLFLVDRRSEAARPRTKWNGLGMRASANDGLVMEQCFVPDDLALTVPGGFTRATQMSRGSWVGNQVAIAAIYAGIARGVWEYALARTMAATFADTGKPIASSPMHQVLIGEAEETLAEAHLWLRRQVDLEASDPPILPKPEVVQSWKLAKGAICERAFTVASLALKMCGTSGALMDNIIGRSMRDTAMGLVQAFPSERGKLDLAKMVVENEGWQGLTTADNLGKPASNGTTPAATAAAGTA from the coding sequence ATGACGGCACAGCTGACCGCCGAGAAGCTTCTCCCCGACATGAGCGAGGCCGAGCGCCGGCGCGCCGAGCGGGTCGAGGCGGTGCTCCCGGCGATCGCCGCCGCCGCCGCCGAGGCCGACGAGCTCGGCGAGTTCCCGCCCGGCCACGTCGAGATCCTGGCCGAGTCCGGCCTCCTCGGTCTCGTCGTCCCCGAGGAGTACGGCGGCCTCGGCGGCGGCCTGCGCGACCTCGCCGCGACGACGTACGCGCTGGGCACCGTGTGCGGCTCGACCGCCCTCGCGTTCTTCTTCCACTGCTCGGCGTCCTCGCGCGGGATGCTGCCGCTGGCGGCGCTCGAGGCGGGCCTCTACACCGAGGAGGAGGCCCCGCAGATCCGGGCCTTCGCCGAGAAGGTCCTCTTCTTCATGGGGCGCGACCGCAAGCTGCTGGCGAACTTCGCCAGCGAGGCGGTCAAGGCCAGCAACGCGAACGTGCTGATCCGCACCAGCGCCACCCGCACCGAGGGCGGCTGGCTGCTGGACGGCGAGAAGTCCTTCGGCTGCCTCTCCGGCACTGCCGACTACTACCTCGTCACCGCCAAGCGCGACGACGTGGAGGGTGTGGACGGGCTGAGCCTGTTCCTGGTGGACCGCCGCTCGGAGGCCGCCCGCCCGCGCACGAAGTGGAACGGCCTCGGCATGCGCGCCTCGGCGAACGACGGCCTGGTCATGGAGCAGTGCTTCGTCCCCGACGACCTCGCGCTGACGGTCCCCGGCGGCTTCACCCGCGCCACCCAGATGTCGCGCGGCTCGTGGGTCGGCAACCAGGTCGCGATCGCGGCGATCTACGCCGGCATCGCCCGCGGCGTGTGGGAGTACGCCCTGGCCCGCACGATGGCTGCCACGTTCGCCGACACCGGCAAGCCGATCGCCTCCAGCCCGATGCACCAGGTGCTCATCGGCGAGGCCGAGGAGACCCTGGCCGAGGCGCACCTGTGGCTGCGCCGCCAGGTCGACCTCGAGGCCAGCGACCCGCCGATCCTGCCCAAGCCCGAGGTCGTCCAGAGCTGGAAGCTCGCCAAGGGCGCCATCTGCGAGCGGGCCTTCACCGTGGCCAGCCTCGCGCTGAAGATGTGCGGCACCTCCGGCGCCCTGATGGACAACATCATCGGCCGCTCGATGCGCGACACCGCCATGGGCCTGGTCCAGGCGTTCCCGTCCGAGCGCGGCAAGCTGGACCTGGCCAAGATGGTCGTGGAGAACGAGGGTTGGCAGGGCCTCACCACCGCCGACAACCTCGGGAAGCCCGCCTCGAACGGCACCACGCCCGCGGCGACGGCAGCGGCAGGCACGGCATGA